The following are encoded together in the Pseudodesulfovibrio indicus genome:
- a CDS encoding rhomboid family intramembrane serine protease — MVDRTGHPGFFRRVLRHAWMDMVPLVRGEDSPPLTRKEAQDWSLVLSARHVPHRLRRPDNGPGWSVLVQEWFAPRAVEEINLYFEENRPVPGSVSLPDLRPVSGLEPTLFGLAVLVLFYWAYTRTYPALRLYPELWVELGSADAGAILSGQWWRLCTALTLHADGPHVAGNAVIGGVFIWLAARRIGSGLTWFLTILAGVLGNLFNSLALGVHHDSIGFSTATFGAAGVLAAISPFAVGGGLHGLGSGSLAGRAARFVRTALIPFGAGLGLLAMLGAGDGEGNIDLGAHLFGFASGLALGGLTGFLATRLGLPGKSADFRLYVAALCLPAAAWAWGWLA; from the coding sequence ATGGTCGATCGCACCGGACACCCTGGCTTTTTTCGCCGCGTCCTGCGCCACGCCTGGATGGACATGGTCCCCCTGGTGCGCGGCGAGGACTCCCCGCCCCTGACCCGCAAGGAGGCACAGGACTGGTCCCTGGTCCTGTCCGCGCGCCACGTCCCGCACCGGCTGCGCAGGCCGGACAACGGGCCGGGCTGGTCGGTCCTGGTCCAGGAGTGGTTCGCCCCTCGGGCCGTGGAGGAGATCAACCTCTACTTCGAGGAGAACCGGCCCGTTCCGGGGAGCGTGAGCCTGCCGGACCTGCGCCCCGTGAGCGGGCTGGAGCCGACCCTGTTCGGCCTGGCCGTGCTGGTCCTCTTCTACTGGGCCTATACCCGGACCTATCCCGCCCTGCGCCTCTATCCCGAGCTGTGGGTGGAGCTGGGCAGCGCCGATGCCGGGGCCATCCTGTCCGGCCAGTGGTGGCGGTTGTGCACGGCCCTGACCCTGCACGCGGACGGCCCGCACGTGGCGGGCAACGCGGTCATCGGCGGGGTGTTCATCTGGCTGGCGGCCCGGCGCATCGGGTCCGGCCTGACCTGGTTCCTGACCATCCTGGCCGGGGTGCTCGGCAACCTGTTCAACTCCCTGGCGCTCGGCGTGCACCACGACTCCATCGGCTTTTCCACGGCCACCTTCGGCGCGGCCGGGGTGCTGGCGGCCATCAGCCCGTTCGCCGTGGGCGGCGGGCTGCACGGCCTGGGGTCCGGTTCCCTGGCCGGGCGGGCCGCCCGGTTCGTGCGCACGGCGCTCATTCCCTTCGGCGCGGGGCTGGGGCTGCTGGCCATGCTCGGCGCGGGGGACGGCGAGGGCAACATCGACCTGGGCGCCCATCTCTTCGGGTTCGCGTCCGGCCTGGCCCTGGGCGGGCTGACCGGGTTCCTGGCCACCCGGCTCGGGCTGCCGGGCAAGTCCGCGGACTTTCGGCTCTATGTCGCGGCCCTGTGCCTGCCAGCGGCGGCCTGGGCCTGGGGGTGGCTCGCGTGA
- a CDS encoding META domain-containing protein codes for MIHWKKIWCAVLLLAALTGLAACGSHEPAPAMSADAFRQALVGKTWTLERIVNREFDVDPPMTLQFTADDKVAGFGGCNNFTGTYTLDGREIAFGPMASTRKSCGPAQDEREYTFLTFLAKVRSAEIEEDELKLSTEGMNSMTLTSGSSGLLW; via the coding sequence ATGATTCATTGGAAAAAGATATGGTGCGCCGTCCTGCTGCTGGCGGCCCTGACCGGGCTGGCCGCGTGCGGCTCCCACGAACCCGCTCCGGCCATGAGCGCAGACGCCTTCCGGCAGGCCCTGGTGGGCAAGACCTGGACCCTGGAGCGGATCGTCAACCGCGAGTTCGACGTGGACCCGCCCATGACCCTCCAGTTCACGGCGGACGACAAGGTGGCCGGTTTCGGCGGCTGCAACAATTTTACCGGCACCTACACCCTGGATGGCCGGGAGATCGCCTTCGGCCCCATGGCCTCCACGCGCAAATCCTGCGGACCGGCCCAGGACGAGCGCGAGTATACCTTCCTGACCTTCCTGGCCAAGGTCCGTTCGGCGGAGATCGAGGAGGACGAGCTTAAGCTGTCCACCGAGGGCATGAACTCCATGACGCTCACCTCCGGCTCTTCCGGGCTGCTCTGGTAG
- a CDS encoding glycoside hydrolase family 3 protein, protein MRLTALLLLLALCLPVPAHAANLDTMIGQMLMAGFRGYVVDADSPIVRDIRERHLGGVVLFDFDVALGKAKRNIESPDQVKELNRALQSFAEIPLFIGVDQEGGKVQRLKDKYGFRETPSAKAICADGDFKVRVAGFTVGATLSAGGFNLDFAPVADVDVNPDSPAIGRLERSFSSDPERVTRCAGIFMEELERNQVLSCLKHFPGHGSAGTDSHKGVTDVTETWTEAELVPYRELIKAGKAEMIMTAHIFNARLDPDHPATLSEKVVTGLLRDKLGFDGVVITDDMNMGAIADEYGPREAVRLAIEAGADILLYGNNLAYDPDVVAKTHALIRSLVDDGTIPEARIRKSFDRIMRLKERLQ, encoded by the coding sequence ATGCGACTGACCGCCCTCCTGCTCCTCCTCGCCCTCTGCCTGCCCGTCCCCGCGCACGCGGCGAACCTCGATACCATGATCGGCCAGATGCTCATGGCCGGATTCCGGGGCTATGTGGTGGATGCGGACAGCCCCATCGTGCGCGACATCCGCGAACGACACCTGGGCGGCGTGGTCCTGTTCGACTTTGACGTGGCCCTCGGCAAGGCCAAACGGAACATCGAAAGCCCGGACCAGGTGAAGGAACTGAACCGCGCCCTGCAGTCCTTTGCCGAGATCCCGCTGTTCATCGGCGTGGACCAGGAGGGCGGCAAGGTCCAGCGGCTCAAGGACAAGTACGGCTTTCGCGAGACCCCGTCGGCCAAGGCCATCTGCGCGGACGGCGACTTCAAGGTCCGGGTGGCCGGGTTCACGGTGGGGGCCACCCTTTCCGCCGGGGGGTTCAACCTCGATTTCGCCCCGGTGGCGGACGTGGACGTCAACCCCGACTCCCCGGCCATCGGCAGGCTGGAGCGCAGCTTCTCCTCCGACCCGGAGCGGGTCACGCGCTGCGCCGGAATCTTCATGGAAGAACTTGAGCGCAACCAGGTGCTCTCCTGCCTCAAGCACTTCCCCGGCCACGGGTCCGCCGGAACCGACTCCCACAAGGGCGTGACCGACGTGACCGAGACCTGGACCGAAGCCGAACTGGTCCCCTACCGGGAGCTCATCAAAGCGGGCAAGGCGGAGATGATCATGACCGCCCACATCTTCAACGCCCGCCTGGACCCGGACCATCCGGCCACCCTGTCCGAAAAGGTCGTCACCGGCCTCCTGCGCGACAAGCTCGGCTTCGACGGCGTGGTCATCACCGACGACATGAACATGGGGGCCATCGCCGACGAGTACGGCCCGCGCGAGGCCGTGCGCCTGGCCATCGAGGCGGGCGCGGACATCCTGCTCTACGGCAACAATCTCGCCTACGACCCGGACGTGGTCGCCAAGACCCACGCCCTCATCCGCTCCCTGGTGGACGACGGGACCATCCCCGAAGCGCGCATCAGAAAATCCTTTGACCGGATCATGCGCCTCAAGGAAAGACTCCAATAA